A part of Methanobacterium sp. genomic DNA contains:
- a CDS encoding ATP-binding protein, which translates to MKPSTDDLLDYILARLREGPRLAQDQIQRNGKKFRHRSAFFKLKKHADNFLDANNENRFIIMPGLRGVGKTTLLFQIYDYLTNEKGIEQGRVLYISADHMSEYLGGKIIDAADVFISEVHQKTPVTLDEELFILIDEAQYDKEWSNAGKILYDQSKKIFMIFTGSSALSLELNVDAARRSKKESIFPMNFSEYLLLKHDIYAPKGTSASIRKLIFTGEIEDACKKENELMRKMLKLTMPLEKEWENYLCCGGFPFGIHLDNHDIHEKTFDMLDRVIEKDVSLIRSFRSETRSSIFRILMFLALQKAGETSEGKLANDIGISSALVKDILSILEKTHLIFHIKPYSGSARTSVRKAWKYYFLSPSIKTSINFQLGKYNPKKREFLGELTENMVASYFFRLKETMNMPHGIFYSPEKEGVDFLLSDITGKIIPIEVGVGNKDKRQIKKAINKYNSKYGIVVSNKTKRITLEDDVIHIPLTTFSFI; encoded by the coding sequence ATGAAACCAAGCACAGATGACCTTTTAGATTATATTTTGGCAAGATTAAGGGAAGGACCCAGATTAGCTCAAGATCAAATTCAAAGAAATGGAAAGAAATTCAGGCATAGAAGCGCTTTCTTTAAACTTAAAAAGCACGCTGATAACTTTTTAGATGCTAATAATGAAAACAGATTTATAATTATGCCTGGTTTAAGGGGTGTTGGAAAAACCACATTACTTTTTCAAATATATGACTATTTAACAAATGAAAAAGGCATTGAACAGGGTAGAGTGCTTTATATTTCTGCTGATCACATGAGCGAATATTTAGGTGGTAAAATAATCGATGCAGCAGATGTTTTTATCAGCGAAGTGCATCAAAAAACGCCAGTAACATTAGATGAAGAACTATTTATCCTTATAGATGAAGCACAATACGATAAAGAATGGTCAAATGCAGGTAAAATTTTATATGACCAGAGTAAAAAGATTTTCATGATATTTACCGGTTCTTCAGCATTAAGTTTGGAATTAAATGTCGATGCTGCCCGTAGATCCAAAAAAGAGTCAATTTTTCCCATGAATTTTTCTGAATATTTGCTTTTAAAACACGATATTTACGCTCCAAAAGGAACATCAGCAAGCATTAGAAAGTTGATCTTCACTGGTGAGATAGAAGATGCCTGTAAAAAAGAAAACGAGCTAATGCGAAAAATGTTGAAACTAACAATGCCTCTTGAAAAGGAATGGGAAAATTATCTGTGCTGTGGAGGGTTTCCCTTTGGAATTCACTTAGATAATCATGATATTCATGAAAAAACGTTTGATATGCTGGATCGTGTGATAGAAAAGGATGTATCTCTTATCAGGTCTTTTAGATCAGAAACTCGAAGTTCTATTTTTAGAATACTTATGTTTTTGGCCCTTCAAAAAGCAGGTGAAACATCTGAGGGCAAATTAGCAAATGATATAGGAATTTCTTCGGCCCTGGTTAAAGATATACTAAGTATCCTTGAAAAAACTCATTTGATATTTCACATTAAGCCATATTCTGGAAGTGCTAGAACATCTGTAAGAAAGGCATGGAAGTATTATTTTTTATCTCCGTCCATAAAAACAAGTATAAATTTCCAATTGGGCAAATATAACCCTAAAAAGAGAGAATTTCTGGGTGAACTTACAGAAAATATGGTGGCTTCCTATTTCTTCAGGCTCAAAGAAACTATGAATATGCCACATGGAATATTTTATTCTCCAGAAAAAGAGGGAGTTGATTTTCTATTAAGTGATATAACAGGCAAGATCATACCTATTGAAGTAGGAGTTGGAAATAAAGACAAAAGGCAAATAAAAAAAGCAATTAATAAATATAATTCGAAATATGGTATAGTAGTGTCTAATAAAACAAAAAGGATTACACTTGAAGATGATGTGATTCATATTCCTCTGACCACATTTTCATTTATATAA
- the cas4 gene encoding CRISPR-associated protein Cas4 — protein MLSDSEKHLRIIGTQINYYFICKTKLWLFSRHIQMEQESDLVSLGKLLHSKSYGDEKEYTIDNLISVDFIKKKDYLELHEVKKSSKMEKAHEYQLLYYMYYLKHKKGIEKIKGIINYPKMRKKIAIDLNKSKENELKDIIEDIGNVINGDTPEPERTKICRKCAYFEFCWV, from the coding sequence ATGCTTTCAGATTCAGAAAAACACCTCCGAATCATAGGAACCCAAATAAATTACTATTTCATCTGCAAGACAAAACTATGGCTTTTCTCCCGCCACATCCAGATGGAACAGGAGTCTGATCTTGTATCCCTCGGAAAACTACTTCACTCAAAAAGCTACGGGGACGAAAAGGAATATACAATTGACAATTTAATCAGCGTTGATTTTATTAAAAAGAAGGATTATTTAGAGCTTCATGAGGTTAAAAAGAGTAGTAAAATGGAAAAAGCCCATGAATACCAGCTTCTCTATTATATGTACTATTTAAAACATAAAAAGGGCATTGAAAAGATCAAAGGTATAATTAACTATCCCAAAATGAGAAAGAAAATCGCTATAGATTTAAATAAATCTAAAGAGAATGAATTAAAGGATATAATTGAGGATATTGGTAATGTAATCAATGGTGACACTCCAGAGCCTGAAAGAACGAAGATTTGCAGGAAATGCGCCTATTTTGAGTTCTGCTGGGTCTAA
- the cas1b gene encoding type I-B CRISPR-associated endonuclease Cas1b, whose translation MKKNYYLLSDGMLKRRENTVYFVNKDGKKPIPINKIYSIYAYGSLTFSSQAIHLLAKEGIPVHFFNYYGYYDGSFYPREKLLSGDLIIKQAEHYLDHEKRIFIAKKLVEGAAKNMGKVLKYYNLENKISSILPDLGNCNMITEVMNVEGRMRADYYQKMNEILPENFNFDKRVKRPPENMINALISFGNSMVYSTVLSEIYNTQLNPTVSYLHEPSERRFSLALDLSEIFKPILVDRLIFYLINKRMLREDDFEKDLNYCLLNDNGRKIFIKEYDERLKKTIKHRELNRKVSYKRLIRLEAYKLIKHLLGSKEYKPFVMWW comes from the coding sequence ATGAAAAAGAACTATTATTTACTGTCAGATGGAATGCTTAAAAGAAGGGAAAATACCGTATACTTTGTAAATAAAGACGGCAAAAAGCCAATTCCAATCAATAAAATTTATTCCATCTATGCCTACGGCTCATTAACTTTTTCTTCACAAGCAATACATCTTCTTGCAAAAGAAGGCATACCCGTTCATTTTTTTAATTATTATGGCTATTATGACGGCAGTTTTTATCCAAGAGAAAAGCTCCTGTCTGGAGATCTGATTATAAAACAAGCTGAGCACTATCTGGACCATGAAAAAAGGATTTTTATAGCTAAAAAGTTAGTAGAAGGCGCTGCAAAGAATATGGGGAAAGTCCTTAAATATTATAACCTTGAAAACAAGATAAGTAGCATATTGCCTGATTTAGGGAATTGCAACATGATAACGGAGGTTATGAACGTTGAGGGAAGGATGCGCGCCGATTATTACCAGAAAATGAATGAAATTCTCCCTGAAAACTTTAATTTCGATAAACGAGTTAAAAGACCTCCAGAAAATATGATAAATGCACTTATAAGCTTCGGTAATTCTATGGTTTATTCAACAGTTCTATCTGAAATCTATAATACACAACTTAATCCCACGGTTTCTTATCTTCATGAGCCTTCAGAGCGGAGATTTTCCCTGGCACTGGATTTAAGCGAAATTTTCAAGCCAATTCTTGTTGATAGGCTTATTTTCTATCTTATAAATAAACGAATGCTCAGAGAAGATGACTTTGAAAAGGACCTTAATTACTGCCTTTTGAATGACAATGGAAGAAAAATTTTCATTAAAGAATATGATGAACGGCTTAAAAAGACCATTAAGCATAGAGAGCTTAACAGAAAAGTTTCTTATAAACGCCTTATAAGGCTGGAGGCTTATAAATTGATAAAACATCTTTTAGGGTCTAAAGAGTATAAACCATTTGTAATGTGGTGGTGA
- the cas2 gene encoding CRISPR-associated endonuclease Cas2: MYVIIVYDIKVERVNKVKGFLRKHLYWIQNSVFEGEVTKSELEEIKTGLLDIINKNEDSVIIYRFRTEDAFHRKVLGIEKAPVHGIL; the protein is encoded by the coding sequence ATGTATGTGATAATAGTCTATGATATTAAGGTGGAAAGGGTCAACAAAGTCAAAGGATTCCTTCGGAAACATCTATACTGGATTCAAAATTCTGTTTTTGAAGGTGAAGTAACCAAAAGCGAGCTTGAAGAGATAAAAACAGGTTTGCTGGATATAATCAATAAAAATGAGGATTCTGTGATAATATACAGGTTCAGGACTGAAGATGCATTTCACAGAAAGGTACTGGGTATTGAAAAAGCACCTGTACACGGAATACTTTAA